In Portunus trituberculatus isolate SZX2019 chromosome 28, ASM1759143v1, whole genome shotgun sequence, the genomic stretch CAATGTGTCTCCTAACACTTAATGTCGCTGATGTTTCCCAGTCCTGCACAAAAAACTTCATagattttttactctttcatcttcttcattgaTACCATACAGTCCCGACACAGTAAGAATCCTTCCATCTGCTTCCTCCCTTTTATTCTCCCACTGATTCACCTTTGATGCTTATGACCTTGCCTACAATCCTGTCAGttctaccttttccttctttaatgaCCTTTGAAGCTGAATAATGTCCCACTCACTAGCGTTATCCTTGCTTCACTTTGTATGACTACATTTCCTATTACCTCGATCTTACCTTTAGCTGGACATGTCAACTAAAGGGGTTTTGATTAGAAAATATCATTGGTCATTAGTCGCCATCCTACATTCTCTACCGCACTATATGTCTACCTCCACATCCTTCAATCTGTTTCTacacatttcatttcctttgtgtgtgtgtgtgtgtgtgtttacctatttgtagttttacagggcctggggctttacgctcgtgtggccccgtctccatatctacacttatccaatttttctttaaaactatgcacactcgttgctgtgtgtgtgtgtgtgtgccaaattATCCTCAAGTTTCAGCTACACGAGGATCAAATCACCAACGGGCTTTCTGATTCCTCCGCTCCAAGCAGTCACCCCGTCAGCGCTTGCATAAGTGGTCTCGTTTCCTTTCAAGAGCGTTACTCATTTCATCACCCCAGCAGGATAATCTCAGGAAATCCCATCTACAACACTAAAGTCAAGTAAGAAgtttacacacagacacacttacGAAACGCCATCTTGGATGATGAAACAACGATTATCAAAGCAAGATGGGGTGGAAAGAGATGTCGGGAAGTGAGGAGAGGGCGGTCACAAGCACTgagcagagggagagaaactaCCGGTGcgcatttcctctcttctctctgttagTCTGGCCAAGATTAACAACCAAGCCAATGAAAAATAGTCTTGTTAAAGTAATCTTAATTGTTAACATAGTCTTAATTGCTGAAATGGTCTGGTTGTTAAAACAGTCTTGGTTGTTAATCCTAGTGTTGTGAAGCGTCTCTTTTTCTCGCTGCCACATTCCTTAAAAGTTGCTGAGATCATTACTCGGGTTCCATTGGCTGCTTTCTCTACTCTGATGCAAAGAATAATTGAAAAactctcacaaaaaaaaaaacatgaattccCTGGaggcatttatatatatatatatttttttttcctctaggaTTTCCTCTAGTACCTGTTAAAAATAAGCAAGATAATTTAAGTGTTTGAAAAAGGCGGTCTATGGTTCGAGCGGAAGTCGAAGCGCGTGATGGAACCTTAACAGAAGTGTGTGAATCCCGAGCAGCGGCCTTCGTTCATCAGTTTAGTTTCCTGTGAGCATTCGTGGAGTGAATGAGCGGCCAGCTGGAACTGTCCCTGAATGTTCGGTAAAAGTGTCTGACTAACATTTGTCAGTAATAAGAGCCAGTAGATGATGAAGTAAGTTGATGTAGACCAATATGGCAAACAAACAGGTGACGGAGTGAGTGGAAGAGATCTACTAAGGCCTCAGGTAAATTTGTATTAACCTCAAGTAACGAAAACTAACCGCGTATCAGATGAAAAATTTTGCTGCAAGTGTAGTATTTCATAAGTCCTTATTAAACTTACACAATATCGAACTAGATAACAAACTTGTGTTACAGAACTACCCACGCTGATCAAACTGGTCTCAGAGGAAGGACGataaaaataatttttttgAAATTTTTTCCTGTTAGTAAGAATTGTTGTGGCTCGCAGAAATCCCGTTTAGTAGGCGATGCGTgatctttcattatcatttatgaCAGCTAGTACGCTTGTGAGTAAAGACTTGCTATGGTTGAAATTATAACTGCATAGTACAAATATTTGCTATCTGCCTCATTAATATGCTAAAATATGAGTTACGGGTGCAACATTTTCTGTTATCAAATACCAATGCgagattatctttttttttttttttgtctgtgtctaAGTATAACGAGTGTAAATTTCAGATTATAatgagtactctctctctctctctctctctctctctctctctctctctctctctctctctctctctctctctctaatacctaTATGAGATTGAGTTTAATCGACACCACAATGGTAAGCAAATCTTGGAGCGAGCCTTCAAGACGTGTGTGTACTGTAGTCCGGATGTGAACAAATATTGGGGTTTTCCTGTTGTTTGTATGACTGAATTCTCTTCATTCATATATCAGTGATAGACAGGTGACATATGGCGTTTCCTGTACCGTCCAGTGAATCTATCATTGTCCTTCATCATGGTATTGCtacataaatggtgttatatcAGCTTATCGCAGCGGAATGGTGTAATATTTATTTGTCTAGCAAGTTTACGGATGAGTGCAAGGCCGAGTGGTGTAGCCTTGACTACATGATGGAgcttttctctcaccatgagtattttcaaaggctgcaGAGATGCTTAGCCGGATTCTATAGACTGTTTTTCTCCTGTTAACTATGTAGAAATATCAATCCATCACTAGAATTAACCTATAAAGCACCCTTATGAAATATCCCTTATAACATTTaattaaagccttttgaaagtagtgaaggaTGCTgctatgaagtgtgtgtgtgtgtgtgtgtgtgtgtgtgtgtgtgtgtgtgtgtgtgtgtgccgcgtgcgtgcgtgcgtgcttgcttgtgtgtgcgtgctcgcCGCTACCTGTCGCGTCATTTCCGTCGCAATTATGTATAGTTTATGTTCCAGTATACAGCGTGCGCACAGCCATTGTTAGTTATGCCAGTAAATAACGCCAGTGTTTGTTGAAAAAGGGATTATTTATAAGGTGTAGTGAATAAAGCCAGAGGTAGCAAagccagtttatttattttgtaaaaCCAGCAACTTCCACTCCAGCCTACTAGTCAATTATACTCGAGATGAGACAGAACACCAACAACTGAGGTGATGAACGTCATGCGGGCCATCCACTGCTCACTGCTCACGTCACGTACTATAGTAATCTAAAGTTCTAAACCACCCAATGTAtagtcactatcacagttttgcCACATCCGTACTCCCTTGTCACATAGCAGCTATAGTCCTTCCCAAACCCATACTGCTTAAGCCTTGAACTGGACACTGGTATGTATTCTCTTCCTAAGGCATAATGGAAGCTGTGGCTTAATTGATCTGGGCATCATATGTATTCAGAATCAGAAAACAAGGGAGTCTAGTAACTCTTGTGCGATCTAAGGTTTATAAAGTGTACGAGTAGTATAAgtgtaaactgaaaaaaaaacgtctATATAGTTCAGTGTAACAGTGTTGTGAAAGTTTAAAAGTAGTACAAGTTTGAACGCTCACACTTACGGCAAAGAAATGCTCGAGCAGCCGAGCTATTAAATCATTGCTATTTATATTCTATTACAGCGTCACTCGCACTCAGATGATAAAGCAGAAGACAAAGCCGCTGCGATTGGCAtgcacttctttctttttagctgGCTATTCTGAAGACCTTCGCTGGCTCTCCTgccgcgactattttcaaaggccacagagatgactagtctGGGGTTTTCCTGTTCATAATGCAAAACCTTGAAAACAATTAAAACCCCAGGATCATGCCACTGTACATTGAttgattggttaggttaggttagagcgTTTTGATTTGAATGCTGTGGTGTGGCGCGGAAGTGGTGTACAAATCGAAGTTCAGAGAGTATTTCTCCCGTTAGAAGATATAAAAAACGTGGCACGAAAAACGCAGACACaccattgaaaaaaagaaaaagaaaaaggtgtaacAATTAATAGAATACTCAGAATATTCTTTAATTGCACCACCAGACGAAACAGTGAGTGAAAAAAACGTATTAGCACACACCGGCCACCCATACGCCCACCCATGCACCTCCTTCCGCCGCCACCCGGCACTACGACTTTCAGTACTCATACGTTCACAAGGCTGTTTTCCTATCGTTCTTAGAATTCACATATGAATCCTCTCGCCTCGCACtgccgcatctctctctctctctctctctctctctctcatatgaccCACTGAATAAACTTCAATTGAGACAACTGGTAGAAATTATACTACACGAAGTTGTATACAGCGTAAGTTGggcattatgtgtgtgtgtgtgtgtgtgtatgtgtgtgtcgaaGTTGTATACAGCGTAAGTTGggccttatgtgtgtgtgtgtcattcgtCTGGCAGGGCATATCTTCAGCCTGAGGTTCGCACAGAGTTGCCAGGTCGCAGACTACGCTCCCGCCTAGTCCCACCCCAAAACCAGCCAAAAAGAGCCCAATATGTACGTACATATTTTGGAAATTCCAGAATTGAATAAGGTCCTCATGTTTGAGAAAGGCATGgcatttttcttatgtttttctgtCTTACTATGATTGATCAAGTCAGTGTGATGGGCTCTTTTTGTACTTTTGCAAAATTTGCAAGCTGCATGGTACTCGTCACTCGGAACACTCAAAATCCATTCTTTTagtccatcttctttctcccaaTGTTTGCTATAGTTCTTGCCGTACTTAGGCCATTTACTCATTGTCACTGAGTAAAGCActtaaaaaaagtaatgtcACTCGATCAGGCTGGCAGATTCTCACAACATCCgactgtggaagaagagaatagactGACTTGCTCAGTCCTGCTGGTACTGTGTATTCATGCATTAGAGGTGGGTTTTGGGGATAGGTCAACGGTCAACCACAGCCTTAACGAGGTCGACACATGCCTTCCCTTCGCGACAATCCCCCTGGGGAGACCTGAGGTCGCACCTATCACCTGTATAAACATCCCAGGGCAGGTGGTCTGGCGCCAGTTGAAATTGTCACCTGCCTTAGCTACCTGAGTTAGAATGCAAGGAGAAAACATATTACTATTTCTTATGGCATAACAAGCCCAAAAAACAGCCGGTCAGAATGAAAGCAGCCCAAAAAACCGCCTACCCGCCTACACCAAAATTTTCCCACCCGCGTCGTTGAAAAACCGCCCGATTGGGCGCGAAAACCGCGAACCTGGCAACCCTGGGTTCGCGGCTCGTCTTGGCTtgtgggttgtggcctcgcacTGTAAGCTGTCACTGTGCAGCTTACCTCCAGCATTCAGAAACTGTATTGCACTTAACAAAAACATGCGTATTGTGTGCTATACATTGCAGTTGGATGGCATTCACGATAGAAGATACGCACATATAAGGCACCACGAGATGCAGACAAAAAAGCAGGGACACAAGGACTAAAAATACACCATTGATAACTCAAACGTATGTGGGCTGGGAGAGGACACACTGCAGTGTCCGGCAGCCCGAGTGACGTCCGAGTACAGTGTGGAACCTTTGGTGTGTTGCTAGTTGTGATCGTTCATGCTCAGTGACAGTTCACCACTCGCTACTCAAACATCACAGTCAGTCGCTACGTGTAGTGGATGTGCTGTGTACGCACGCCTTCTCGTCTTATTGTAACAGGTAATTTGAACACAGTACTCtgattaattttttcttttatagtatTTTTAACTCTGAGTCCATAAAACTTACAGAATTTGTTATAATTTGGTATATTActgaacaaaaaggaagaattcTTGTAAagttttccacttcctgacGTAAGCAGCAGAAGGTAGAATGTTAACAAACTACTGAGTGTGTCCGTGTCCTTGGCAAATTGTTACCGCTAATTGTGATGTCCCTTCAGCTACGGAAACTAGGAACTCGAGACCAACTGATGTAAGGAGCAGGATAAATTAaggagtgtcagagagagagagagagagagagagagagagagatcatacaaGTTATACACTATAATAGCACAAATCTTTCTcgttacaggaaaaaaaataaaaaataaaaaagatggcGAATAGTGGAGGTCGCACCAACATCCCCATGGCTGTATTGAGTAGCGGCACTGCTTACCGTGAGTATGACACGATGATAACCacgacaacaataatgaaacaaCGGAACAGGGAAATTATAAAGTGATAGGAAAACATGaaatcatctcccttcctcatttatattaacacgACCTCATTAATTCATATGTGTACATATGAATTAATGGATTACATGGATTGCTTCTCTCTaactcctgcttctcctcaaTATAGTAAAGAACATAGACGATGAAAGTGACGCGGGACTCTGAACATAAAAAACGGGGACACGAGAAGCATCCCCAACATTCTCCCTACTTACATCCGTGCACCACTCAACTCCACATGATCACTCATACTTTTTTCCTTCGCTTTAATCCTCTTCACATTACAACACTCACTCctgttcatttctttcctcatttctggTTTCCGTCACCGTTtacctcttcttgttttcctcagcatggccaccaccatcaccgtcagcTTCTGTTaaacatacacaaatctcaaggtaaaaatgtgtccaagtctTGAAGGGATCCTGGGATTGAACATCCACGAGGAAAAACATGGCCGGGAAACTCAATTCGATTTTTATAATTCGTGTTAAAAAacgtatttcatttattctattattacatGTATTACCATAATTATTTCTGTTTACTTGTTATTAAACGATATAAGCTTTACTTGTTCTATCTTTATTCGAAACAAGGATtttcattaaaccattttatggacataaggaagggtctatagaggtcagtaatttaatggccagtcttcactattttgatatcctatatgagtttctgaagatgtataaaataaatagtaagcagaaactgcagatgaatatagaaacgcgtcatggtactgaagtggttaacaaACGGCGCCTTTGATCCTCTTTACCGCCACTTTTCATCATTAACAGTTTAAGTCTGTTTAACACCACTCATCCTCTTCCACAGCAGTTAGGACCGTGCACTGcagatagaaataaatgagatgCCTACGGATAAGTGCATGGCATGAAATCCATATGAGAGCCATGtggtaaagaaaagtatagacCGTAAAAAGGTGGCACATGCCTTAGGTGGCGCGCGTTGTTTTATCAGTTATCACCGTTATCATTCCCTcacttgtttcttgtttgtgcCGTTTATCATATGATAATGTGTTCAACTCatcatttcctttgttattcttcCTTGTATATTTTGAccattgtttgttgtttattcaCGTGCGTTAATGGTACGTTGGCCTTTGAAATATCAGTTAGAACTTGCTTATTATTCCCTCTTTGAAAATATCACCTTAGTTTTATAACTTCCTTTCCTTGCCAATAATAGAATGCCATCTACAGATATAATCCAGATGCCGCCGCAGCCTACCCCGATGACCAATGCTTCACCCACGTGCTGGGAGAGGTAAgggtgtgtgactgtgtgggaGGTGGCAGGGGAGGGCGAGGTTATATTATGTGTAATGTATGTTATAATGCTGACAAAATTCTGAACTGGAATAAGTTTGGATGATGAAAATGCAAAaccaatttttattttatttattttgatcttAGGATTAATACTTGTATGATGTCAAGATAGTTAATTTCTTATGTTTAGTTAGAGTTTTTGTAATAGTATGAGGTTTTAGCCATAGCCAGTCCTGTTACCCTATGTCCATATCTACTCAAATTCAGTCATCTAACCTTTTATTTCACGTAAATTTGGTTATCAACTCATTATGGCTTTTCACCATCTGACAGGTTGCAGTGCTGCCTGTGTGGCCCTAAAGATAACACAGACCTAATCGGAGCTGCTCGTGAGGGAAAATATGAACACTGTGAGATAATACTGAAGAAAGGCATTTCAAATATTAATACACAGGACAAGAAGACAAAGCAAACTGCACTCCACATTGCCACCCAGCATGGTAATGAGAGATTAGTTGATCTATTACTGAGCTACAAAGCAAAGCACAACATACAGGACAGTCAGGGAGACACTCCACTGCACCTGGCAATAAGGAATGGTCACCATAGCTGCTCAAAAAGAATTCTGGAATGTGGCAGTCGAAAGACCAACTTAGCAAACAAGGCCTACAACACTCCACTCCACCTTGCAGTAAGAAGAGGTTATAAGGAGATTGCTGCTGATTTGCTCCAGAAGAGTACAGCAAACATTAATGCACCAGACAACAGACAGCAAACTGCACTGCACATTGCCACCCAGCAGGGTAAAGAGGAATTTGTTGATCTATTACTGAATCACCATGCAAAGTGCAGTGTACAGGACAGTCAGGGAAACACCCCACTGCACCTTgcattggaaaaagaaaattacacctGCTCAAAAAAAATTCTGGAAACGAATAACATAAATATCGATTTAGTAAATAAGAAATTGGAAACTCCACTTCACATTGCTGTATCTAAAGGTTATAAGGACATTGCTAAAAAACTCCTGGAAAAGAGTACAGCAAAAATTGACGCACAGAACAAGGCAAACAAAGACAGTGCACTGCACATTGCCGCCATTATGAAGAGGGAAGACATTGTTGACCTGCTGCtggaaaacaaagcaaagtCGAATATACAGAACAGTAAGGGaaccactccactccacctggcagtgaaaaaaaaaaacttggttaTTGTCAATAAACTCCTGGAGAGAGGTACAGCAAACATTGATGTGCAGGACATGGAGGCAGAGCAAACTGCTCTGCACATTGCTGCCATGTGTGGTGAAGAGGAGTTTATTAAAGTATTATTGAAACACAATGCAAACTGCAATATACAGGACAGTAAGGGAAACACCCCACTGCACCTGGCAATAGAAAAAGGTCACAACAGCTGTTTTGAAAAAATTCTAGAAGGCAACACAGTAAATATCAATTTAGTAAATGCAGAGCACAACAGTCCTCTCCACCTTGCAGTGAAGGCTGGCTGTGCCACAATTGCTGATAAACTCCTGGACATGGAACCATACCACAATGCAGTGGATGACTCAGGAAACACTGCTCTGCACCTGCTGGCAAAGTGTGGATTCTTGAACTGCTGTGTAAAACTTCTTAAAAAAAATGCTGAGAACCTAAATGCAAAAAACAATATTGGGGACACTCCTCTTCACCTTGCAACCCAGGCAGACAGAGCTGACATTGTTACACTATTCCAGAGTTACCCAAGTGACTGCAATTCACAAAACAACTCACAGAATACCCCGCTGCATCTTGCTGTGAATGAAGGCCATCTCAGCTGTGTGACAGAACTGTTAAAGTTCAACAACTTGATGATTGACTCATCGAACAAGGACGGTTCCACTGCTCTCCACTGTGCAGTCAAGAAGGGCGACTCAGATATTGTTTCGGTGTTGCTGAGCCATCGTGCAGACTGCAATGCAAAAGACAGCTTGGGCAACACACCCCTGCACTGCGCTGTAACCAAAGGGAACACAGCCTGTTGTGAAAAGTTGCTGCAGTGTATTGACTTGGAGATAAATGAAGTTAATACATCTCGGGAAGCTGCACTACACATAGCAGCAAGGTTGGGTCGTTATGGTGTGTGTGACCTGATTTTGAAGCACCCAAAAAAGATAATTGACATTAAGGATAAGCAGGAACATACTCCTCTACACTTGGCAACAGAGGAAAACAATCATGAGGTAGTAAGGTTACTGCTGAGCAAAGGTGCTAACTGGAAGCTGAGAGACAAGCACAACAAAGTGCCACTCCACTATGCTGCTGAAAAAGGGTATGAAATATCATGTGAGTACTTGGTAAATGCTTTTAATGAAAGTGGACAATCTAATGCTTTCAAACTGAAGAACAGAAGAACTCCTCTGATACTAGCAGCCATGGGGggacaccaccactgctgcgaAATGCTGCCACTTGACAATATTGATCTACCAGATAATTTTGGAAAAACTGCTCTCATGTATGCCATAGAAGAAGATTATGTGAgtactacttccttccttctaagaAATAATgctaaaacagacacaaaaggCAACAAGGCTAAAAAgaacctaaaagaaaaaaaaagccaccaGAAACAGAAGAAGCACGAAACGGTCCTTCACTTGGCAGCAGAGAAGAGAGCAGACAAGTGCCTCAGGTTTCTACTACAAGACCCAAACACCAAGGAGCTCCTCTCTAAGACAGATGAGGAGGGTCACACTCCACTACATGAGGCCATCAACAGTGAAGCTCTGGAGTGTGCCAAGATCTTGCTCTCCTATGAAGCATCTCCCACAGCCATCACCAAGATGGGCATGACCCCGCTGCACCTGGCGGCAAAAAAGGGTGATCCGGGCCTCTGCTCGCTACTATTGGAATATGAAATTGACATGAATGCAGAAACCAATGATCAGGAGACACCATTACACCTGGCAGCAAAGCATGGCTGCCTGGATGCTTGTAAAGTtctgatgaagaagaaaggcatACGAAAAATAGCGAAAGACAAGTCTGGCCGCACACCACTCCATCTTGCAGCAAAGAACGGACATGTGAAG encodes the following:
- the LOC123510209 gene encoding serine/threonine-protein phosphatase 6 regulatory ankyrin repeat subunit B-like; this encodes MANSGGRTNIPMAVLSSGTAYHIIQMPPQPTPMTNASPTCWERLQCCLCGPKDNTDLIGAAREGKYEHCEIILKKGISNINTQDKKTKQTALHIATQHGNERLVDLLLSYKAKHNIQDSQGDTPLHLAIRNGHHSCSKRILECGSRKTNLANKAYNTPLHLAVRRGYKEIAADLLQKSTANINAPDNRQQTALHIATQQGKEEFVDLLLNHHAKCSVQDSQGNTPLHLALEKENYTCSKKILETNNINIDLVNKKLETPLHIAVSKGYKDIAKKLLEKSTAKIDAQNKANKDSALHIAAIMKREDIVDLLLENKAKSNIQNSKGTTPLHLAVKKKNLVIVNKLLERGTANIDVQDMEAEQTALHIAAMCGEEEFIKVLLKHNANCNIQDSKGNTPLHLAIEKGHNSCFEKILEGNTVNINLVNAEHNSPLHLAVKAGCATIADKLLDMEPYHNAVDDSGNTALHLLAKCGFLNCCVKLLKKNAENLNAKNNIGDTPLHLATQADRADIVTLFQSYPSDCNSQNNSQNTPLHLAVNEGHLSCVTELLKFNNLMIDSSNKDGSTALHCAVKKGDSDIVSVLLSHRADCNAKDSLGNTPLHCAVTKGNTACCEKLLQCIDLEINEVNTSREAALHIAARLGRYGVCDLILKHPKKIIDIKDKQEHTPLHLATEENNHEVVRLLLSKGANWKLRDKHNKVPLHYAAEKGYEISCEYLVNAFNESGQSNAFKLKNRRTPLILAAMGGHHHCCEMLPLDNIDLPDNFGKTALMYAIEEDYVSTTSFLLRNNAKTDTKGNKAKKNLKEKKSHQKQKKHETVLHLAAEKRADKCLRFLLQDPNTKELLSKTDEEGHTPLHEAINSEALECAKILLSYEASPTAITKMGMTPLHLAAKKGDPGLCSLLLEYEIDMNAETNDQETPLHLAAKHGCLDACKVLMKKKGIRKIAKDKSGRTPLHLAAKNGHVKVVQFLLKKGGHPYERDDKDSTALHLAAAKGHLPVCEILVSNATCLVNTLNKEGKLPIDVAFENEKDDVFAFLISKLKPKAEDASSSHSAPNKDKNNKTKNTEKINRFHKYMHEALQPKGQDKPREVVAEGILASEWWTAAFFVEEEEKDHKSDTEDDSEYLDTQGRSPYCTNFHEMIKSHPNLALKALDHCHANLPPESGQNHDFRLFEDNMCSEAGMKHSRRSHTPMAGWRLLQDHPVSLMMMKEECPGLLQHPFTDSWLRHFWRTSVFYSYTILLIIEVLYLVSLHFFMDNVDNWVQIQHKCNTTQEQFCRLSSSPGTAEVALHHTDTTQGGPLLGMAVAQVDSNFRCSQRTSLWQWIFVVVMTVTIASLECIYVYRLRMAYLKWKRFLRIVQLLLTILSWLPMGMCGFQHSISNEWQWHFGIVGLLLEWILIIGRLNELPVLFVFMPITRRFLFGYIKALLYVTSLLFAFSYIFQLLLDDHEAFDSRPKAMVKMIVWLFGDLNYDSTFVEKPPLHPIMTTQMFVAFIIIMFGFIANLAVTLPSDRLEEFRKDAAFFQKLTQSTLLLEIQACFPWSLCQKLNDKDDKHKSNRIITWINKTLQEIFSADIIQISKKRKDNPLQELEQQVATLVDMCREQGKEVKELRQQLDILYKFMAERD